DNA sequence from the Leptospira mtsangambouensis genome:
CGGCTTTCACACGTTTTAACTCTTCATTAAAAGAGTTAAAGTTCAACGATCCTATTTACTTACGCGACTGGTCCGTATTGGCTGTAGTCAAATTCTTTGGAACCAGTGAGGTATTTTTTGTAGTTCTCAATGAATTGTTTTGCAAGGTCAGTTGCTGTTTTGTCGTATTCTTCTTTGTTTTCCCAAGCGTTACGTGGGTTGAGGATATGTGCATCCACACCTTCGATGGTTTTTGGGAAAGACACTTGGAATACTGGGTGTTTTTCGAACTCGGATTTTTCAATGTTTCCGTTAAGGATTTCATTGATGATTTGGCGAGTCGCAGGAAGGTTCATACGTTTTCCTACACCATATTTTCCACCAACAAGACCTGTGTTGATTAGGTATGCATTTACTTGGTGTTTTTTCATTTTTTCACCGAGTAACTTTGCATAGTATGTTGGGTGGAGAGTCATAAACGCCTGACCGAAACAAGCAGAGAATGTTGCTTGTGGTTCTTTTACACCGCGCTCTGTTCCCGCAACCTTAGCTGTGTAACCAGAAAGGAAGTGATACATTGCTTGTTCGATCGAAAGTTTAGAAACCGCAGGAAGAACACCGTAAGCATCATAAGTAAGGAAGATCACAGTGTTTGGGTGACCTGCTTTTGATCCTGGTTGGATGTTATCGATGTGGAAGATTGGGTAAGATACTCGTGTGTTTTCTGTTTTCGCAGCAGAAGAGTAATCTACCTTTTTAGTTCCCGCATCAAACACAACGTTTTCAAGAAGAGCATCACGACGAATCGCAGCATAGATTTCTGGTTCTGTTTTTGGATCTAGGTTGATGGTTTTTGCATAACATCCACCTTCAATATTGAAGATTCCGTTATCGTCCCAACCATGTTCATCATCACCGATCAGTTTGCGGTGTGGGTCAGTGGAAAGAGTTGTTTTTCCTGTTCCAGAAAGACCAAAGAAAAGAGCGCTGTCTCCATCCTTACCAACGTTAGCGGAACAGTGCATAGTGAGCACGTTTTTAAGCGGTAGGTAGTAGTTCATGACAGAGAAAATCCCTTTTTTCATTTCCCCACCGTATTCTGTTCCACCAATGATACAGATTTTTTTTGCTAAGTGGAAGATCACAAATACATCGGAGTTAAGGCCGTGTTCTTTGTATTTTGTGTTTTTGTAACCAGAAGCGTTGATGATAGTAAATTCTGGATTTAGTTTTGCGAGTTCTTCTTTTGTAGGGCGAAGGAACATGTTAGTGCAAAAGTGGTGTTGCCAAGCTCTTTCGGTAACAACACGGAGAGAGATACTTGTGTCAGCGTTAGTTCCAGCGTGACCATCAAAAACATAAAGTTTTTTGTTATCTAGGAATTTGGTTACTTCTGCATAAAGTTCGTTGAAGATAGCTTCAGAAACCTTTGTATTGACTGGACCCCACCAAATGTTGTTTTGGGAAGAAGGTTCATCGACAAAGTATTTGTCCTTTGGGGAGCGACCCGTAAAAATTCCGGTATCTACCATCATCGTTCCGTTATCAGAAGTAACACCTTCTTTGTTGTTCAATTCGTGCTGGTAAATTTCTTCGTAAGATAAGTTATGGAAGACTTCGGATGGTTTAAGGCCTAATTCAGCAAGGCCGCGCAGATTAGTAGATACAGACATGGATTTCTCCTCGATTTCACTTTGTGTTTTTCTAGCTTCTTATTTTGCGAGTCGGTGTCAATAACAGAAAATGAAGATTCTCCACGCATCTGCAGAATATTTTCCTTACATCAAGATGGGCGGGCTTGCCGACATGCTTGCTTCCCTGACCAAAGAACAGGCGAAGTCGGAAGAAGTTTATGTCGCATTACCTCTCATTGGCAAATTGGGAAAGTCACCCCAGTATACGGGAAAAGAGTATCCGGCCCTTCTACCCAGAGATAGGCAAACAGACTCGGTAGTGGTTTCTATTCTAAAGGCCTCTCGTTTTTTAGAAGCAGAGGAGGGAGGAGTGAAGTTATATTTTTTTGAATCAGAATTATTCCAACCTTTGGATTCCATCTATGGACATGCAGAAGAACATTTTCGGTTTGCTATGTTTTCATACACTTGTTATTGCTTAAGTCAAATTTTAAATGTAGATATTTTTCATGCCCATGATTGGCATACGGCCCTGTCTCTTGCTTTACAAAAAGATTCCGTAAAACAAATTCCAAGCGTTTTCACGATTCATAATTTGGCTTATCAAGGAGACCATCCCTATTGGATGACTGGTTTTTTAAAAGAGGAACCCTTTCGTCTGATCACAAGTCCCTTTGAACACAATGATAAATGCAATTATATGAAAGCCGGGATTTTATCTGCCGGAAAAATCACAACGGTGAGTCCTGGATATAGAGAAGAAACGATTTCGGAACCAAATGGATTTGGACTCAGTTATTGTTTGAGACAAAGAGAAAGTGACTATTCCGGGATTTTGAATGGAATTGATTCGGAGGAATGGAATCCAGAAAAAGACAAAAGAATTTACAAAACATATTCCTCTAAAGATTGGAAGGAGGGAAAATTAAAAAACAAAGAAGGGTTATATAAAGAAATAGGAAGACCTTTTCTTTCAACAGATGCTCCTTTGATTGGTCTGATTGGAAGACTCACTTACCAAAAAGGATTTCCTGATTTTTTACAAGCCTTTTTAGAAAGGCGCCACCTTCCGCACCGTTATGTGGTCCTTGGTTCAGGAGATCCAGACACAGAAAAGTCTTTTTTTCATTTATCTGATACTTTACCTGATCTATTTTATTTTTACAAAGGATACAACGAAAGTTTAGCTCATAAAATCGAAGCAGCCAGCGATTTTTTTCTAATGCCTTCTCTCTTTGAACCATGTGGTCTAAACCAAATGTACAGTCATGTTTATGGAACCATTCCCATTGTATCTCGTGTGGGTGGATTACGGGATACTGTGGAAGAATCCAACCTTTTGCCATTCAAAACAGGCATTGTCTTTGAACCGAATGACGCCAGTTCGTTGGGCTATGCATTAGAACGAGCTAGCGACTTATATCTTTCTCCTGAAAGAGAGATTTTAGTCCAAAACATTATGAAATTAGATTGGAGTTGGGAAAAAAGAAAAGTTGAGTATGATTTTGTATATAGGAAGGCTATAGAAACGAAAATATAATTTACTTTCCAACCTTGAAAAAAATTGGATCCGGTCAGTATAAAACAACCGGTTCCGATTTAATCACCTTGCCCAACATGGTTCATTTATTTTTTAAATGGCATCTCACCCAAATAATCTTTTTTACCAATTTCAATTCCATTATGCCTGAGAATCGCATAAGCAGTTGTAATATGGAAGTAAAAATTAGGAATTGCATGGTGAGTCAAATATTCAAACCCTGTTAAATATTTTCCTTCCCATCTTGGTTGCGAAACTTTGATCTCATTCACTGATTTAAAATCTTCTTCTTTATAAGTCTCTAAGTATTGGATCACTGATTGGATTCTTAGTTTGAGTTCATTTAGATTTTTTTCAGAATCTTCATGAACAGGCGCTTCTTTTCCTGTGATACGTGCGACACAAAGTTTAGCGGTATCACAAGCAATTTGGATTTGTTT
Encoded proteins:
- a CDS encoding DUF1993 domain-containing protein, coding for MIYEISVQSFKRGLGNLVKILEKAEIHSETKKFPFENLLNSRLFPDQFQLTKQIQIACDTAKLCVARITGKEAPVHEDSEKNLNELKLRIQSVIQYLETYKEEDFKSVNEIKVSQPRWEGKYLTGFEYLTHHAIPNFYFHITTAYAILRHNGIEIGKKDYLGEMPFKK
- a CDS encoding glycogen/starch synthase, with translation MKILHASAEYFPYIKMGGLADMLASLTKEQAKSEEVYVALPLIGKLGKSPQYTGKEYPALLPRDRQTDSVVVSILKASRFLEAEEGGVKLYFFESELFQPLDSIYGHAEEHFRFAMFSYTCYCLSQILNVDIFHAHDWHTALSLALQKDSVKQIPSVFTIHNLAYQGDHPYWMTGFLKEEPFRLITSPFEHNDKCNYMKAGILSAGKITTVSPGYREETISEPNGFGLSYCLRQRESDYSGILNGIDSEEWNPEKDKRIYKTYSSKDWKEGKLKNKEGLYKEIGRPFLSTDAPLIGLIGRLTYQKGFPDFLQAFLERRHLPHRYVVLGSGDPDTEKSFFHLSDTLPDLFYFYKGYNESLAHKIEAASDFFLMPSLFEPCGLNQMYSHVYGTIPIVSRVGGLRDTVEESNLLPFKTGIVFEPNDASSLGYALERASDLYLSPEREILVQNIMKLDWSWEKRKVEYDFVYRKAIETKI
- the pckA gene encoding phosphoenolpyruvate carboxykinase (ATP), which translates into the protein MSVSTNLRGLAELGLKPSEVFHNLSYEEIYQHELNNKEGVTSDNGTMMVDTGIFTGRSPKDKYFVDEPSSQNNIWWGPVNTKVSEAIFNELYAEVTKFLDNKKLYVFDGHAGTNADTSISLRVVTERAWQHHFCTNMFLRPTKEELAKLNPEFTIINASGYKNTKYKEHGLNSDVFVIFHLAKKICIIGGTEYGGEMKKGIFSVMNYYLPLKNVLTMHCSANVGKDGDSALFFGLSGTGKTTLSTDPHRKLIGDDEHGWDDNGIFNIEGGCYAKTINLDPKTEPEIYAAIRRDALLENVVFDAGTKKVDYSSAAKTENTRVSYPIFHIDNIQPGSKAGHPNTVIFLTYDAYGVLPAVSKLSIEQAMYHFLSGYTAKVAGTERGVKEPQATFSACFGQAFMTLHPTYYAKLLGEKMKKHQVNAYLINTGLVGGKYGVGKRMNLPATRQIINEILNGNIEKSEFEKHPVFQVSFPKTIEGVDAHILNPRNAWENKEEYDKTATDLAKQFIENYKKYLTGSKEFDYSQYGPVA